GTCGAGCCCGTGCACGCCGAGGATCAGTTTGCtaccgccccgcttgaaggcaagccccgcagcataacccagttttttttcctaaacttgtgcatgccttccgttgttatgtgtgtgcatttacgttccaggagttgattgaaaccgtagatgcatgacttagtttccctttgatctgaacactagtatgataggccgagtagttgcaatgcttaaacaggactctgtaaaagtcgagtgatttcctgtcactcgcgagttataggagttgcttgcttcgttttgctacaaccataaggacgatggatggggcagggctctgtgaactattttggtggtcggtggattgccccgcctGTCTAGAtgaaattggattaaggtcggaaagtgatggtgtttgtgatcaagtgtttgaaagtactaatctcatacctagtatgggatggggaagcctagtacctaattaaaccggcaagtggcttatacccctgttgtccttggaacgtagttcccatggtgcatcatatggatgcaagtgcggtcacagtacggtagagaccgggactgtggagcattgcatgacAAAGGaggtttggacctgacacgcgcatGGGAATTGACGGGGACGGCTGACACATGAAGTGatccttcgtggtgcgcggatgtcgtgagattaggttcaccatgcatggttaagaaattcgaatcgattcgtctgcctctcacagtttggaactgcttgattgctatgctacactaagaatggaagatgatggtgatctaaatattgttacttgtttaattgcttggaaaccattgcttgtttagtatagctgctaacttagattggtaaatgaacgtagaacttgtggcgaaaatattgaaagtaaggatctactgtagtcgcttttggcaaaacaaacccctcagccaaaaagccttgcatgtctagaagttggtggattagaaccacccgtggttaagtcttgttgagcatagttgctcagccttgcttgtggcacatcttttaggtgatgttgaagcccctgagtttgctgcttgtggcacttggcctccccagcttcctcctgggtggacggtcgagtgggatccctcctcggacggcgaggacagggatcattgatgtcatgatcggcctcatcgTGACGTCCGActccggcgctagcttccgtttgtttattttcgctacttaagaactctgcaaacttgtttgaatttcaaaccgagtattgtaataaattaatgtactcTTTTATCTttgatgatctattgtattctctggaaccactcaccttcgtgtgagctctgctttctcgatcctatatagtggtttatcggatgaaacccgatggactgccgagttaacttgattaaagcacatgatcgcatgtcaggcgacttaagtgtgctttagctaagttaattagggcagttccgccacagggACACCACCTCGGCTGCAGGTATTTTGAATCTTCCTTGCTATCTTTCTTACCACCTTTAGTAACAAAGGGTGCACCTTTAACAAGATTATTGCTAGCAACAATCGATCTTTGCAATGAACCATAGTTTGAATATGCAGGAGAATATGAAGCAATACATGGTTGCATATAAAAACCCTTATGATCAGGAGGTGAATAATAGCAGGGGTACGGGCAAGACCATGGCGTAGTCGGCCAAAAGGGTGTATGTGATGCAGCAGCATAGTTTGCATGACATTCACAAGAACAAGATGGTTTTTGATTTTTACTTTTATTATGCTAACCCCCTTGTTTCCGACCAGATGCTTCCTTCTCATATTTGGCCAACAGATCCTTGAAAGGCAGCTTTGCCTTGTTCTTCAGATTTCGCTTGGCTCCAGATTTTCTGGGATGACCGGTCAGATTGGTTCcctgaccggtcagactggtctgTGCAGAACCGGCAGCCTTGCTTTTGCCTTGCCCCTCGAGCATAGAAGTCTTTGCTGTGACTTGAGGGATCTTTTTCCAGTGGCACCTTTTTGTCAGGCTTTCCTTCACCAATAATCACattcttccctttaacctttTCGGTTTGATCTGGCCAAATTAGCCCTTTGGGATTTGTCAATTCAAGAGTATTCACTGGAAAAGGATTTTGATCAACTTGCATTTCATGAAGAGTCAAACGACCTTCAttaatggccgattgtatttgctggcgaaacacattgcaatcattagtGGCATGCGAAAAAAAGTATTATGGAACTTGCAATATGCCCTCCTCTTCAACTCTTCAAATGGAGGTATAGTATGAGATATTTTTAGATGCCTAATTTTAAGCAATTCATCAAAGATCCTATCGCACTTGGCTACATCAAAAGTACATTTCATATCTTCTTGCCGATTCTTTCGGACCAGCTTGAGAGAAGTACAAGTACTAGGTTTATCCTTGCGTGGCCATACAAATTCAGCAGTTAAAACATCATTGCTCTCATCGTCCGAGGAATCATAATTCAACATATGCATGTTGGGACGATCAGATTATCCTTAGTTCAGCTTTCCTGAGCCAAAGCTCTTTGCAAAACTTGGGTAACATTAGCAAATTCATGACCCTCCAATTCATCTTTGGTATGGGACCGTAATCCATTAAAAGCTAATTCAGCTAGATCCCTCTCGGAGATAACAAGACTATAACAACGGTTTTTTACATCTCTAAACCTTCTGATATAATCAGCAACAGGCTCATCAGACTTTTGTTAAGTGACTCAATCTCAACTCATCATCTCCACTATAAAAATGATCATGCAATATATTGTTGATGGAGCTTAAATATTGATTAGGGGTGACATTTACCTACCAAATAGTACGACATAAATCGTTGTGCCAAGTTTGCATCCTCTCTTACCTACTTCTTTACGTTTTCCCGCATTTCATACTTACAACTTAAGTTCTTACTTAGAGTAATTTTTGTTAGGATTGACTCTTTGTTGCAAAATATTTTTATGGGTGGGTTCTTTCTCAATAGATCAACCGTAGATATACTCCTAAATAGCATGTTCTACTGAACTACGATGCAAAGTAGTGTAAGCTATTTAAAGTTTTAAGTTTATCTAATTCATTCATTCTCCATCTTGGGTTATACACGCGAGTGCCTATTCCTTTTAATAAGCTAAGGAGAAGAGCAAACTCATGTGCTCTCAAGGGAACAAAAGAAGATCTAGAACTGCCTATGATTTTATAATGTTGTTTAGATTATTCTTTTCCTACCTTAACTACTGCTGGAGGGTTCTCTTGAGCTCATACTTTGAGCGTGAATTTCCTCCTCACACATAGTTACAGGCCTCTGATGTTTTAAATGTACCATTTGGTTACACGGTCTAAAAAGTaccttaaaaagatattacatATAAGATAGATTTTATATATATGAGTATAGATATAAGCCTCTGAGTATTAGATGATAATATAAAGAGTAGAGTTCACATATATTTGAAAATGAAGATAGATTTTATGTATATGAAGTGATCAAATATTGATACGTCTCCTAAAAAATGATTTAAAAATGATTTATTGATATATACATCAACGCAAAAAGTGATATAGGATTGTACGTAACATATATATTGAATTTGGGGACAAGACAACAACCCGTATAACATGAAATTTGGAAATCATCGAATCTATTGACGCGTGTATCAATGACACCTGTATAAATTCATATATTCATGGATCATAAAGGGCTATTGTCGACAGGGCGGCCGAGGGCAGTTCGTTACTGGAGGGTCTCCTGGGCATGGAGTTGAAGAGGAGCCCCAACCGCCTGCACCAAGATCCAAAAGGAAAATATGTCATCTATATATACACTCTTTACAATACTTCAGACTTCGTCTCAATTTATTTACATGATACAAAAATAAAACGTAAATTTGTTCCATaaacaaatgtttttttttccatttttgcaACTTGCATATTAGTtcaagaaaggaaagaaagaccTAGCTTTGACATGAGGTTTGGAACAATGGAGGAAAATTAACATTACTACTGTGAGGCGATAAGGCATGGCCACTATTACACTAAGAGATCATCGGTACTTATGTGCCGTTATTTGGGGTAAGTACCTGAGGGCGTTAGCCCTAAAAGGGGCCTTACTAGTTTTCTAGTTTCAACCCATGTTTGCTAAATGTTGATGGGCTAGTCCTACCTTTTAGTGGTCTAAATAGATTTGTGACACCTTAAAAGCATCACCCAAACATAGCATTGGTTGATATTATTCTACACAGAGAGCCGGGAGAGGATGATCTTATGAATATACAAGCTCAACCACAAGTAGAGACATGTCATCAACAGATTTCAAACCTAGTGTGATTCAGACAAACCATCAATCTATTATCTCTGCCTCTGCTCTTGATTAAAAGCATGTAAAAACTAGGAGATCAAAATCCATAACCTTGGATCAGCTTGTCGTCCAAGGTTACAATACATACTTCTGTAAAAATCATAGTAAAAACAAATATTTAGTTTAGCACTTACATCCCTGATTCGAGGCTGCTAGGGGAACGAGGCTGCTCATGCTGATAAGAATTAGCTGGATCACCAGAAAAAATGTAACACGGAAGGAAGGGCACCCCAACATCATCGTATGAGAACCGAGAAGCTTTAATTCCTTGTGGTTCCAGGAGCTATCTATATAGGTATATGCCTAAACATCGGCCATTGCATAGGTATGACGTAGCAAGTTCAAATAGGAGCCTCGGACGCGTTTATGAATCCCATTTCACTATCTTGGATTTGGTAAAATGCTTGACTCAAGACAAATCAAAAACTGGAAGGGAAGAAGAGCTTGGGAAGGTGCCAAGTGCCATGAAGAACCAGTTTGCAACTTTTGAACCTGATTCCTTGAAACGGTCAAAATATGGCTTATCGCCAGTGCAGTTTGACCACTCCACTTAGAATCAAATTTTCCACAGAGATGCCATTGTACTGACACAATGCGCGTGCAATAAATTAAAATGTGACTAGTCAATGTGATACCATCAAAGCGGGATTGCAGTGGGATCTTTGTGACTTGACTAATTTCTTTCATATGCGCAAGTCACCTCTTGGACCATTAGATTTATGTTGAATTGTCGAgatcttaatttttttttaaaaatcatgTTTTTCCACGTGTGGCTAAAACATTTTTTATTAAGCGAACATTTTCCGTTGTAATCTAGAACACTTCTCATGAGGTTgacacatttttttttatcgaGGGGAACATATCTTTTTGTTGTAACTTGGAACATTAATTTTATTAAGCAGAACCTTCTTTTGTTGCGTAGAATATTTTTGTTGTTggagtatttttcaagacaataACATTTATTTCATTTAGTTGACTGATTTTTGTATCGCAGTGAACAATTTTACACTAATCAAAGCAATTTGATGACAATCCTACGGTCCTAAAACTTTACCCGTGTGTAACAGTGCAAGCAACATACATGGAGCAAATCTGTTTAAGAGAAGTTCTTCATGTGTAAGATACCTAACGGGTtatatagggcctgtttggtagagctccagctctgaaaaaatagctccaaatCCATAGATCCAGTTAGCTCCaccatagagctgctccaccgtggatctaatatctcaaaaagcgtttggtacagctccattcttgtctttatctcactggcaatttgggcccatgcatcagaataaaaaaatctCCTTCCTGGCGCTGTTGCACGCACGGTTGAGGTGCTGGCGGGCACAgtctcgccggcggccaggcggcctcgcgcgcgggcgggcgcggcctcgccggcggccgggggcggggcggggcgtggtggctggcgggcgcggcctcaccggcggccgggtgcggggcggggctccggcgggcgggacggcgcTCGATAGGGCAGGGTGcgctggccgccggcggagcGAGACGGCGCTCCGAcgggcggggcggtgctccggcgggtaCGGGGTggcgctccggcgggcggggcgtgGCGGGGCTGTGGCGAGCGGGGCGCGGCCATGGCAGCGCGAGCAGAGAAGGAAGCAATGCagaaatagaacgaaccggtcattttccactaatgagtggcagtggtgggtaatttcctccaactccaccaaatttgatttcgtggagcaccccctgaggtgctccaccaaatccatggatctgggggtagatccaccattttcgtggagcagatctgtggtggagttgctggatctCAAACCGTTTGGTTGAAAAAATCTAGAGCAGGGCTATttttgaggatctggagctgcgtggagctctaccaaacaggccctatacTATGACCTCATGGATCATCGTTACCTGTTAGAGACAAGAGAACTGTGGTAGATACTGGATACACTTTGAACGATAACCCTCGCTTTGGCAGTTAAGGGCCGAGTGGCTAGTATGAGGCTAGGTTCAGCCTGAGACTAGCAATTGTGGTACCATGCTTGTAGGAGGATGGCATGTTGGTGTAAGGGGATGGCAGATGCCTTAGCTATTTGCTATGGCCCATGTTCAGCCTGTGAGGAGAGTTTTACGTTCCCGGAGTGACCTCTTGCGGGAGGATGCGTCCAAACTTTAGGAAAGCAAGATTCCTAGAGTGTCTGTTCTTAGATAGGTGGGGTTTCGTTTGGTCGGCTTATTACTAAAACTGACCTAATATGCAGATGCAGATGGTGACGTGAACCTAATATGTAGATGGTGACGTGAATCTGTCCTATTTCTTTAGGATAGTTCTTGAGATTTTAGGGTTTGACTTGGACCACAAGTTCAACCGCGATAGATGGTATGGCTCAAGGTTGCCAGATAATCATGAAAATTTCTGAAATATTTTATTCGATATGGTATAATAATGTATATTCACCCACGTGATTTAAACCTAAAATGCAACTTGATATaatggagaaaaaaataaaaaattcattATGGGGTTATCTGAACCGGTTCGAAAAGTTTTGGGACTAAATCGAGTCTATTTTGTATGGAGTGAAAATGGAAAAATCAAATAACTGGGGATAGTAAAATAGAATTTCTTTTTGCATATCTAAATATCAATATTTTGCAAATAGCAGCAGGATATTCTTATTTAGTACTAGCCGCAGGCGGATTCACTAATTCAACAAAAAAACGTGTTGAATGTGATATCTCAATCGGTATGTTTCTTTGGTCCTTTATGACGCACGAACGCAGCTTTGGGCATTATTACATCGGCGTCAATAATCATACATCATCACAATACGAAAATCACCGACTCCCACGCATAAAAGAGACGACTATACATTGGCCGCGTTTGGACGGCTAAGTAATAATTACGTTCAAATTGGAAAGCGAGTGCTGAAACTTCGGATACAATTGCATCGCCAACTGTCACGTGATAGACTATTCATCCATGACTCTTGACTTGAAGATCTTGCAAGGCTTGTGTCACTGTAAAAGCTGATGACGATTGTATTGCATTAGGTGGGAAATTAAACTTGCACAAGACAATATTCAAAACCATCAGTAGTAAACTTGGTTGCCGGACTCGTGCTCCGGAATTGGCATGAGGCTCTACATAAGATCAAGCAGAATGATAAACACACCCATGCACAGCAATAAGATGCCTCGCATAACAATCTACAACGCCTCCTTCCTGCCACCGCTttctttcatcttcttcagcttaCTTGCCCTGTGTCCAAATTTGCACGCCTCATCTGGAACCTTCAATGAATCCGATGCCCTTCTCTGCCTCAAATCTCAGCTCCGCGACCCAGGAGGAGCACTAGCATCATGGAGAAACGACTCCCCTGCGTTCTGCGAGTGGCACGGGGTGACATGTGCCACTAAACAGAACGCATCTCGAGTCATCGCACTGGATCTTGAATCGGAGGACATTTCTGGTAACATCTTCCCATGTGTTGCTAACCTCAGCTTCCTTGAAAGGATCCACATGCCCAATAATCAGCTCAATGGCCATATTTCTCCAGTCATCAGCCGATTAACCTGGCTTCAGTACCTCAACCTCAGCATGAACTCCCTTAGTGGTGAGATACCAGAGACAATATCTTCGTGTTCTCGCCTTGAGGCCATCGACCTTTATAGCAATGCATTACAAGGTGAGATCCCTCCAGGTCTTAGTCAGTGTTTGTCTCTTAAAAGTATTATTCTTAGCAACAACAATCTTCGTGGGAGCATCCCTCCAGAACTTGGCTTGCTTCCCAATCTTTCTGCCCTGTTCCTCCCTAGCAATTATCTGACAGGCAACATTCCTGAGTTTTTGGGGAAGAGCAACTATCTGACGTGGGTAAATCTACAGAATAATAGCCTTAGTGGACGAATACCAGCCGCTCTATTCAACAGCACAACCCTTTCTTACATAGATCTCTCAAACAATAACCTTTCTGGGTCTGTCCCGCCTTTCAGGCAGTGGCAGGCATCGTCCTCAGTACTGCAGTACCTTAGCTTAGATAAAAATAAGCTCTCTGGAGAGATTCCTCACTCACTTGGTAACCTTGCTTCCTTATCTTCATTACTCCTTTCTCATAACAATTTACATGGACAGATCCCAGAGAGCTTCAGTAACCTTACAAGTTTGAAAACACTAAACCTCAATTATAACAACTTGTCAGGCACTGTTCCACCAGCACTTTATAACATCTCTTCTCTTATTTTTCTTGGCCTTGGTGCCAACCAACTCGTCGGGAGGCTTCCTGCCGACATTGGTAACACCCTTACAAGCATCACAAATTTGATATTGGAAGGGAACAAGTTTGAAGGGCCAATTCCTTCTTCCCTTGACAACGCCTCAAACTTGCAAGTTCTAAACCTTCGTAGCAACACATTCGCAGGTGTTATTCCTTCACTAGGATCCCTTTCCAAATTGAGTTACCTAGATCTGGGTGCTAACAGGCTTGAAGCTGGAGACTGGACTTTCTTATCCTCTCTAAAAAACAGCACCCAGTTACTCCAATTATGGTTGGATAGAAACCACCTTCAAGGAGTAATATCTACTTATATTACCAATATTTCAAAAAGCTTAAAGGTCCTCGTGCTGATAGAAAATAAATTGACAGGACCTATACCATCAGAGATTGGAAATTTCATGAACCTCACTGTCCTTCAAGTAGATAACAACTTACTCTCAGGATATATTCCAGACATGCTTGGAAACCTCCGAAACTTGTCCATCCTAACCTTATCCCGCAACAAACTTTCTGGAGAAATACCACAATCAATTGGTAAATTGGATCAGCTTACTAAGCTTAATTTTGGGGGAAATGATTTGACTGGACTCATACCTTCTAGCATAAATGGTTGTAAACGTTTGACGACACTCAACCTTTCTTCCAATAGCTTATACGGAGCTATACCTGAGGAACTATTTTCAATATCTACGCTTTCTGAAGGCTTAGACCTGTCGTATAACCAACTCACTGGAGACATACCATTGGAGATTGGTAGATTAATTAATCTGAATTTACTAAGTCTTTCCAACAATCAATTATCAGGTGAGATTCCCACCACACTTGGTCAGTGCCTTCTTTTGGATTCTCTCCACTTGGAGAAAAATTTCCTGAAAGGAAGCATCCCAAATTCTTTTATCAGCTTACAAGGCATCTCTGAGATGGATCTTTCCCAGAATAACTTGTCAGGTAGAATTCCTGAATATTTTGAGTCCTTCACCTTGTTACGTTTTCTAAATCTATCCTTCAATGACCTTGAGGGGGCCGTCCCTGGAGGTGGCGTGTTTGCCAATGCGAGTGACGTGTTCATCAGAGGAAACAGCAAACTGTGTGCAACTTCTCCAATTCCGCATGTACCACTCTGCAGGACATCAGCACATAAAAGGAAGAGTACAAAATATATTGTATCTGTAGTAGTTCCACTTTCTACTATGGTTGCAGCCATCGCGGCATGTGTTGCAGTCATTATTCTGAAGAAGAAAAGGCAAGCTAAGACGCTCACTGACCAATCACTCAAGCAGTTCAAGAATTTCTCATACACTGACTTATTCAAAGCAACAGATGGTTTCTCTCCAAACAATCTTGTTGGTTCAGGAAGATTTGGAATGGTATACAAAGGTCAGTTGAAGTTTGAATTATGTGCAGTAGCCATAAAGGTATTCAGGTCCGACCAACTTGGAGCACCAAACAACTTCCTCTCTGAATGCGAGGCTCTAAGAAACACTCGCCATCGGAATCTTTTAAGAGTGATAAGTGTATGTTCAACCTTTGATCCAATAGGAACTGAATTCAAAGCGCTCATTCTTGAGTACATGGGTAATGGTAACCTAGAGGGCTGGCTCCATCCAGAAGAATACAGAAAGAGCACAAAAGGACCACTGAGTTTAGACTCACGGCTTAAAATAGCTTTGGATGTTGCTGCTGCCCTAGATTATCTTCATAATCGATGCGCTCCTCCTTTGGTTCATTGCGATCTAAAGCCAAGCAATGTGCTTCTGAATGATGAAATGGTTGCATGCCTTGGTGACTTTGGGCTTGCAAAGTTTCTATCCAGTGACTCTTCAACATCGAGCATTGCAGGACCCAGAGGATCTGTCGGATACATTGCACCAGGTAGGGACATAAATTGTCTTTTCTTTGATGTAATATATGCATATTATTTGTCACATAAAGATGTGTTGATAGTTGATACAATATGAACCAACTTTCTACTATTGAACAAAGTTAAGTGCATACCTTTTTTTATAAAGTTTTGCACAATATTGCAGAGTATGGCATGGGGTGCAAAGTTTCAATTGAGGGTGACATCTACAGCTATGGAATCATGCTTCTAGAGATGATCACAGGAAAGCGTCCAACCGATGAGATGTTTAAGGACGGTATAAACCTTCGCGGCTTCGTGAAGTCATCCCTTCCACTGAAAATAAATGAGATCTTAGAACCCAATCTCACCCGATATCTTGAAGGTGAAGACATAGATCAAGTAATGGGTGGGATCCAAAAGTGTGCTCTGCAGCTAGCTAATCTTGGCCTGGTATGCTCTGAGATGTCTCCCAAGGACCGGCCAACAACAGAGGATGTTTATGCTGAAATCTTATCCATTAAAGAAGAGTTTTCAGCTAAACTGGATACCAGTGTAGTGGTCTCACTTTTGCATCATGGTTGTGTCTGAGAAAAGACTTATCTGAGGCAGTGGATTAAATAAATATGTAATTCCAAGGCAAACAGAATTGATAGATAAGCTCCAAGTATAGGAAACTGTAATAATACATGGACAATCTCTGTTCCACAAGAGAACAATTTGGTGTATGTTATTAAGTTTCAACCCTCAATGTTGTGCTAATTTAGACGATAAACATTTTACATAGATATCCAGAGATTCATTGAATTACAGTGTGCTTGGTTTGAGACAATCAGACAAGGGATGATTCGGAGTCGTCctataaaaaaaagaaggtgATTTGATTTGTATCACAGGACCCCATCACCCCGTCCGTGAACAAGTTGTTTCGTGCAGGGTTAGTCATAAGCCAACATGCAAGACTCGTGCTGCAAAAAATATTCAGACCAGGCTAACCTGTGTGCATGCAGGACCAGCCCATGCCGGATGGAATCAATTGCCAAACCAAATAGG
The genomic region above belongs to Setaria italica strain Yugu1 chromosome VI, Setaria_italica_v2.0, whole genome shotgun sequence and contains:
- the LOC101755192 gene encoding receptor kinase-like protein Xa21 isoform X2, whose protein sequence is MRLYIRSSRMINTPMHSNKMPRITIYNASFLPPLSFIFFSLLALCPNLHASSGTFNESDALLCLKSQLRDPGGALASWRNDSPAFCEWHGVTCATKQNASRVIALDLESEDISVISRLTWLQYLNLSMNSLSGEIPETISSCSRLEAIDLYSNALQGEIPPGLSQCLSLKSIILSNNNLRGSIPPELGLLPNLSALFLPSNYLTGNIPEFLGKSNYLTWVNLQNNSLSGRIPAALFNSTTLSYIDLSNNNLSGSVPPFRQWQASSSVLQYLSLDKNKLSGEIPHSLGNLASLSSLLLSHNNLHGQIPESFSNLTSLKTLNLNYNNLSGTVPPALYNISSLIFLGLGANQLVGRLPADIGNTLTSITNLILEGNKFEGPIPSSLDNASNLQVLNLRSNTFAGVIPSLGSLSKLSYLDLGANRLEAGDWTFLSSLKNSTQLLQLWLDRNHLQGVISTYITNISKSLKVLVLIENKLTGPIPSEIGNFMNLTVLQVDNNLLSGYIPDMLGNLRNLSILTLSRNKLSGEIPQSIGKLDQLTKLNFGGNDLTGLIPSSINGCKRLTTLNLSSNSLYGAIPEELFSISTLSEGLDLSYNQLTGDIPLEIGRLINLNLLSLSNNQLSGEIPTTLGQCLLLDSLHLEKNFLKGSIPNSFISLQGISEMDLSQNNLSGRIPEYFESFTLLRFLNLSFNDLEGAVPGGGVFANASDVFIRGNSKLCATSPIPHVPLCRTSAHKRKSTKYIVSVVVPLSTMVAAIAACVAVIILKKKRQAKTLTDQSLKQFKNFSYTDLFKATDGFSPNNLVGSGRFGMVYKGQLKFELCAVAIKVFRSDQLGAPNNFLSECEALRNTRHRNLLRVISVCSTFDPIGTEFKALILEYMGNGNLEGWLHPEEYRKSTKGPLSLDSRLKIALDVAAALDYLHNRCAPPLVHCDLKPSNVLLNDEMVACLGDFGLAKFLSSDSSTSSIAGPRGSVGYIAPEYGMGCKVSIEGDIYSYGIMLLEMITGKRPTDEMFKDGINLRGFVKSSLPLKINEILEPNLTRYLEGEDIDQVMGGIQKCALQLANLGLVCSEMSPKDRPTTEDVYAEILSIKEEFSAKLDTSVVVSLLHHGCV
- the LOC101755192 gene encoding probable LRR receptor-like serine/threonine-protein kinase At3g47570 isoform X1 translates to MRLYIRSSRMINTPMHSNKMPRITIYNASFLPPLSFIFFSLLALCPNLHASSGTFNESDALLCLKSQLRDPGGALASWRNDSPAFCEWHGVTCATKQNASRVIALDLESEDISGNIFPCVANLSFLERIHMPNNQLNGHISPVISRLTWLQYLNLSMNSLSGEIPETISSCSRLEAIDLYSNALQGEIPPGLSQCLSLKSIILSNNNLRGSIPPELGLLPNLSALFLPSNYLTGNIPEFLGKSNYLTWVNLQNNSLSGRIPAALFNSTTLSYIDLSNNNLSGSVPPFRQWQASSSVLQYLSLDKNKLSGEIPHSLGNLASLSSLLLSHNNLHGQIPESFSNLTSLKTLNLNYNNLSGTVPPALYNISSLIFLGLGANQLVGRLPADIGNTLTSITNLILEGNKFEGPIPSSLDNASNLQVLNLRSNTFAGVIPSLGSLSKLSYLDLGANRLEAGDWTFLSSLKNSTQLLQLWLDRNHLQGVISTYITNISKSLKVLVLIENKLTGPIPSEIGNFMNLTVLQVDNNLLSGYIPDMLGNLRNLSILTLSRNKLSGEIPQSIGKLDQLTKLNFGGNDLTGLIPSSINGCKRLTTLNLSSNSLYGAIPEELFSISTLSEGLDLSYNQLTGDIPLEIGRLINLNLLSLSNNQLSGEIPTTLGQCLLLDSLHLEKNFLKGSIPNSFISLQGISEMDLSQNNLSGRIPEYFESFTLLRFLNLSFNDLEGAVPGGGVFANASDVFIRGNSKLCATSPIPHVPLCRTSAHKRKSTKYIVSVVVPLSTMVAAIAACVAVIILKKKRQAKTLTDQSLKQFKNFSYTDLFKATDGFSPNNLVGSGRFGMVYKGQLKFELCAVAIKVFRSDQLGAPNNFLSECEALRNTRHRNLLRVISVCSTFDPIGTEFKALILEYMGNGNLEGWLHPEEYRKSTKGPLSLDSRLKIALDVAAALDYLHNRCAPPLVHCDLKPSNVLLNDEMVACLGDFGLAKFLSSDSSTSSIAGPRGSVGYIAPEYGMGCKVSIEGDIYSYGIMLLEMITGKRPTDEMFKDGINLRGFVKSSLPLKINEILEPNLTRYLEGEDIDQVMGGIQKCALQLANLGLVCSEMSPKDRPTTEDVYAEILSIKEEFSAKLDTSVVVSLLHHGCV